The proteins below come from a single Brevundimonas sp. LM2 genomic window:
- a CDS encoding LytTR family DNA-binding domain-containing protein has product MQVGPILLAVMIVRALVWRRAAARVETRMIIAPPLPEAEAAFRRRLSARCRTARLIAIEAHDHYLKVHTDAGAELITLRFADALEELGRAHGWRVHRSWWVAADAVEAVRWHRGRGEIRLLGGLTTPVSRTYRPVLKAAGWF; this is encoded by the coding sequence GTGCAGGTCGGACCGATCCTTCTGGCGGTGATGATCGTGCGGGCCCTGGTCTGGCGGCGCGCAGCCGCGCGGGTCGAGACGCGCATGATCATCGCCCCGCCCCTGCCGGAGGCCGAGGCGGCCTTCCGCCGGCGGTTGTCAGCCCGGTGCCGCACGGCGCGGCTGATCGCCATCGAGGCGCACGACCATTACCTGAAGGTCCACACCGACGCCGGAGCCGAGCTGATCACCCTGAGGTTCGCCGATGCGCTGGAGGAACTGGGACGGGCGCACGGCTGGCGCGTTCACCGGTCCTGGTGGGTGGCGGCCGATGCCGTGGAGGCGGTGCGCTGGCACCGGGGCCGGGGGGAAATCCGCCTTCTCGGCGGCCTGACGACGCCGGTCAGCCGGACCTATCGCCCCGTGCTGAAGGCGGCCGGCTGGTTCTAA